One window of the Bos indicus isolate NIAB-ARS_2022 breed Sahiwal x Tharparkar chromosome 15, NIAB-ARS_B.indTharparkar_mat_pri_1.0, whole genome shotgun sequence genome contains the following:
- the LOC109569125 gene encoding olfactory receptor 5T2-like — MKNTTEVTIFVLKGLTDNPEIQFILFFLFLAMYLFTLIGNLGLVVLVIGDCRLHNPMYYFLSVLSSVDACYSSVITPKMLADFTSKNKTILLPECAAQMFLFTTFGTTECFLLAAMAYDRYVAIYNPLLYSVSMAPRVYMPLIIASYVGGIVHATVHTVATFSLSFCASNEIRHVFCDIPPLLAISCSDTHTNQLLLFYLVGSIEIVTVLIVLISYSFILLAVLRMHSAEGRRKVFSTCGSHLTGVCIFHGTILFMYVRPSSSYALDHDMIVSLFYSVVIPMLNPIIYSLRNKDVKEAMKRMFWRI; from the coding sequence ATGAAGAATACCACTGAAGTTACTATATTTGTACTGAAAGGTCTCACAGATAATCCTGAAATACAATTTATCTTATTCTTCCTGTTTCTAGCAATGTATCTCTTTACTTTGATTGGAAATTTAGGACTGGTTGTGTTGGTCATTGGGGATTGCCGGCTCCacaaccccatgtactatttTCTGAGTGTGCTGTCATCTGTTGATGCCTGCTATTCTTCAGTAATTACACCAAAAATGTTAGCAGATTTTAcgtcaaaaaacaaaaccattttgTTGCCTGAGTGTGCAGCACAGATGTTTCTCTTCACTACTTTTGGGACCACAGAATGCTTTCTTCTGGCTGCAATGGCATATGATCGCTACGTGGCCATCTACAACCCCCTCCTGTATTCAGTCAGCATGGCACCCAGAGTCTACATGCCACTCATCATTGCTTCCTATGTTGGTGGCATCGTGCATGCTACTGTACACACAGTGGCTACTTTCAGCCTCTCCTTCTGTGCCTCCAATGAAATCAGACATGTCTTCTGTGACATCCCTCCCCTCCTCGCTATTTCTTGCTCTGACACTCACACAAACCAGCTTCTGCTCTTCTACCTTGTGGGCTCCATTGAGATAGTCACTGTCCTGATTGTCCTGATCTCCTATAGCTTCATTCTGTTGGCCGTTCTGAGGATGCATTCTGctgaagggagaaggaaagtcTTTTCTACTTGTGGCTCTCACCTAACTGGAGTGTGCATTTTTCATGGGACCATCCTCTTCATGTATGTGAGGCCAAGTTCCAGCTATGCCTTGGACCATGACATGATTGTGTCCCTCTTTTACAGTGTTGTGATTCCCATGCTGAATCCCATCATCTATAGTTTAAGGAATAAAGATGTAAAAGAGGCAATGAAGAGAATGTTCTGGAGAATTTGA
- the LOC139187256 gene encoding olfactory receptor 5T7-like has translation MKMKNVTEVTSFLLKSFTDNLELQIILFLLFLAVYLFTLIGNLGLVVLVIGDCRLHSPMYYFLSALSSVDACYSSVITPKMLADFMSKNKAISFLECATQMFLAVTFGTTECFLLAAMAYDRYVAIYNPLLYSVSMAPRVYVPLIIASCVGGILHASVHTVATFRLSFCGSNEIRHVFCDIPPLLAISCSDTHTNQLLLFYFAGSIEIVTVLIVLISYGFILLTVLWMPSAVGRRKVFSTCGSHLAGVSICHGTVLFMYVRPSSSYATDHDMIVSIIYSIVIPMLNPIIYSLRNKDVKEAMKRVFAKKCFINKFYYHSKN, from the coding sequence ATGAAGATGAAGAATGTCACCGAAGTAACATCCTTTTTACTGAAAAGCTTCACAGACAATCTTGAACTGCAAATCATCTTATTCTTATTGTTTCTAGCAGTTTACCTCTTCACGCTGATTGGAAATTTAGGACTGGTTGTGTTGGTCATTGGGGATTGCCGGCTCCACAGCCCCATGTACTATTTTCTGAGTGCACTTTCATCTGTGGATGCCTGCTATTCCTCAGTAATTACCCCCAAAATGTTAGCAGACTTTATGTCAAAGAACAAAGCCATTTCCTTCCTTGAATGTGCAACACAGATGTTCCTTGCTGTTACTTTTGGGACCACAGAATGCTTTCTTCTCGCTGCAATGGCATATGATCGCTACGTGGCCATCTACAACCCCCTCCTGTATTCAGTCAGCATGGCACCCAGAGTCTATGTGCCACTCATCATTGCTTCCTGTGTTGGTGGCATCTTGCATGCTTCTGTACACACAGTGGCTACTTTTAGGTTATCCTTCTGTGGATCCAATGAAATCAGGCATGTCTTCTGTGACATCCCTCCCCTCCTCGCTATTTCTTGCTCTGACACTCACACAAACCAGCTTCTGCTCTTCTACTTTGCAGGCTCTATTGAGATAGTCACTGTCTTGATCGTCCTCATCTCCTATGGTTTCATTCTGCTGACCGTTCTGTGGATGCCATCTGCTGTAGGGAGAAGGAAAGTGTTTTCTACATGTGGTTCTCACTTAGCTGGAGTATCCATTTGTCATGGTACTGTTCTCTTCATGTATGTGAGACCAAGTTCCAGCTATGCCACAGATCATGATATGATTGTGTCTATAATTTATAGCATTGTGATTCCAATGCTGAATCCCATCATCTATAGTTTAAGGAACAAAGATGTAAAAGAGGCAATGAAGAGAGTGTTTGCAAAAAAATGCTTTATCAATAAATTCTATTATCACAgtaaaaattaa